Proteins encoded in a region of the Lepidochelys kempii isolate rLepKem1 chromosome 24, rLepKem1.hap2, whole genome shotgun sequence genome:
- the LOC140902659 gene encoding interferon-inducible GTPase 5-like isoform X2, whose product MALPRGALDGRFQDTDFNLSTMPKEDLKELKAAVERGNLSEMVSKVQESLEQLKNMKLNIAITGESGCGKSSFINAMLILDDDDEYAAKVGVTETTMEQTPYPHPKHPNVTIWDLPGIGTPSFRPDSYLRQVNFAYYDFFIIIASERFKSTHLDLAQEIQRMGKKFYFVRSKVDIDLQNEKRKKNFSEETTLQKIRDDCMTKLQGAGMSSPQVFLVSRWEFGKYDSPRLQETLADELDSHKSHVFLLSLTSISRPILERKKKALQDQIWKHALVSCIISALPIPGLSFACDVCLLSHCMASYRKNFGLDDDSLVKLSKMVGKPIADLKAVIKSPLEEEMSHNFTVHLLGKAEDHYMTLTERVFHKILLLGTRVTYATLQRCLNDVAEDAQRVLTKAFEVEEKN is encoded by the coding sequence aTGGCATTACCAAGAGGTGCTTTGGATGGTAGATTTCAGGATACGGATTTCAATCTCTCCACTATGCCCAAAGAGGATCTCAAAGAGCTAAAGGCTGCTGTTGAAAGAGGGAATCTTTCAGAAATGGTTTCTAAAGTGCAAGAATCCCTAGAGCAGTTGAAAAACATGAAGCTCAACATCGCCATCACAGGGGAGTCGGGATGTGGGAAATCATCCTTCATCAACGCCATGCTGATTCTGGATGATGATGACGAATATGCAGCCAAGGTTGGCGTGACAGAAACGACAATGGAGCAAACTCCTTATCCTCATCCCAAACACCCAAATGTTACCATATGGGACCTTCCGGGAATCGGGACACCGAGTTTCCGGCCTGACAGCTACCTCCGGCAGGTCAATTTTGCCTACTATGATTTTTTCATTATCATTGCTTCTGAGCGGTTCAAATCCACCCACCTTGACCTGGCCCAGGAGATCCAAAGGATGGGGAAGAAATTTTACTTTGTGCGCTCCAAGGTTGACATAGACctgcaaaatgaaaaaagaaagaaaaacttcaGTGAGGAGACCACCCTGCAGAAAATCAGAGACGATTGCATGACGAAGTTGCAGGGAGCAGGGATGAGCTCCCCGCAGGTCTTCCTTGTCTCCAGATGGGAGTTTGGCAAGTACGATTCTCCCCGACTGCAGGAAACTCTGGCAGATGAGCTTGACTCTCACAAGAGTCACGTTTTCCTTCTTTCCCTGACCAGTATTTCCAGACCCATcctggaaaggaaaaagaaagccCTGCAGGATCAGATCTGGAAACACGCCCTGGTGTCCTGCATCATTTCTGCACTTCCTATTCCAGGTCTTTCTTTTGCTTGTGATGTTTGTCTATTGAGCCACTGCATGGCAAGTTACCGCAAGAACTTTGGTTTGGATGATGACTCCCTGGTTAAGCTTTCCAAGATGGTTGGGAAGCCCATCGCAGACTTGAAGGCAGTGATAAAGTCTCCACTAGAAGAAGAAATGTCACACAATTTTACTGTACATCTTCTGGGCAAGGCTGAAGATCATTACATGACGTTAACTGAGCGCGTCTTCCATAAGATATTGCTATTGGGTACCCGTGTAACATACGCCACCCTGCAGCGCTGTCTAAATGATGTTGCTGAAGATGCCCAAAGGGTCCTGACCAAAGCTTTCGAGGTAGAAGAGAAAAACTAA
- the LOC140902659 gene encoding interferon-inducible GTPase 5-like isoform X1, producing MRRGQHPRKMALPRGALDGRFQDTDFNLSTMPKEDLKELKAAVERGNLSEMVSKVQESLEQLKNMKLNIAITGESGCGKSSFINAMLILDDDDEYAAKVGVTETTMEQTPYPHPKHPNVTIWDLPGIGTPSFRPDSYLRQVNFAYYDFFIIIASERFKSTHLDLAQEIQRMGKKFYFVRSKVDIDLQNEKRKKNFSEETTLQKIRDDCMTKLQGAGMSSPQVFLVSRWEFGKYDSPRLQETLADELDSHKSHVFLLSLTSISRPILERKKKALQDQIWKHALVSCIISALPIPGLSFACDVCLLSHCMASYRKNFGLDDDSLVKLSKMVGKPIADLKAVIKSPLEEEMSHNFTVHLLGKAEDHYMTLTERVFHKILLLGTRVTYATLQRCLNDVAEDAQRVLTKAFEVEEKN from the exons ATGAGGAGAGGGCAACACCCCAG aaagaTGGCATTACCAAGAGGTGCTTTGGATGGTAGATTTCAGGATACGGATTTCAATCTCTCCACTATGCCCAAAGAGGATCTCAAAGAGCTAAAGGCTGCTGTTGAAAGAGGGAATCTTTCAGAAATGGTTTCTAAAGTGCAAGAATCCCTAGAGCAGTTGAAAAACATGAAGCTCAACATCGCCATCACAGGGGAGTCGGGATGTGGGAAATCATCCTTCATCAACGCCATGCTGATTCTGGATGATGATGACGAATATGCAGCCAAGGTTGGCGTGACAGAAACGACAATGGAGCAAACTCCTTATCCTCATCCCAAACACCCAAATGTTACCATATGGGACCTTCCGGGAATCGGGACACCGAGTTTCCGGCCTGACAGCTACCTCCGGCAGGTCAATTTTGCCTACTATGATTTTTTCATTATCATTGCTTCTGAGCGGTTCAAATCCACCCACCTTGACCTGGCCCAGGAGATCCAAAGGATGGGGAAGAAATTTTACTTTGTGCGCTCCAAGGTTGACATAGACctgcaaaatgaaaaaagaaagaaaaacttcaGTGAGGAGACCACCCTGCAGAAAATCAGAGACGATTGCATGACGAAGTTGCAGGGAGCAGGGATGAGCTCCCCGCAGGTCTTCCTTGTCTCCAGATGGGAGTTTGGCAAGTACGATTCTCCCCGACTGCAGGAAACTCTGGCAGATGAGCTTGACTCTCACAAGAGTCACGTTTTCCTTCTTTCCCTGACCAGTATTTCCAGACCCATcctggaaaggaaaaagaaagccCTGCAGGATCAGATCTGGAAACACGCCCTGGTGTCCTGCATCATTTCTGCACTTCCTATTCCAGGTCTTTCTTTTGCTTGTGATGTTTGTCTATTGAGCCACTGCATGGCAAGTTACCGCAAGAACTTTGGTTTGGATGATGACTCCCTGGTTAAGCTTTCCAAGATGGTTGGGAAGCCCATCGCAGACTTGAAGGCAGTGATAAAGTCTCCACTAGAAGAAGAAATGTCACACAATTTTACTGTACATCTTCTGGGCAAGGCTGAAGATCATTACATGACGTTAACTGAGCGCGTCTTCCATAAGATATTGCTATTGGGTACCCGTGTAACATACGCCACCCTGCAGCGCTGTCTAAATGATGTTGCTGAAGATGCCCAAAGGGTCCTGACCAAAGCTTTCGAGGTAGAAGAGAAAAACTAA